From the genome of Brassica oleracea var. oleracea cultivar TO1000 chromosome C4, BOL, whole genome shotgun sequence:
GGTAGTGGCGAAGAGGAAGAGGGTGATGATGAAGATGAGTGAAATTGAGAGGCCTTTTCATATTCTTTTCTGCAATGAACATGTTTTCAGGCTAATGTTCTCTCATTATAATGATAAAATCGATTAGCTTGTAAGCTTGAGTAGCACTGTTGTTGTTAGCATGTCCATGTCGTAGACTAGTATAATATTTGCTATTTGACTATAGTTTTACCAGTTATCTAAGTGAAAGGTAGCAAAAAAAAAGTTTTGTTGTCTAAGCAAATGTTACAACAAAAAAGAGCAAAACTCTTGTAGCTGGGAAACATTTGACACATTGCCTTTTGATGTATATACGTTTTGTTGATTTTACTTCATGTATTCAGCCACACTCTGCGAAATATCGTCAAGGAAAGCCACAAAACCCATGGCACTAGCAAAACCGCTACCGTCCACGTCTTGTTCTTCTATAAGATAGTTCTCAAAGGCCGTAGCATCGTCTTGTCCTCCACGGATAAACATCAGTTTCGGTGTGATGCTCCTTCCTTGCTTCACCTCATTAATGGTCTTCCTCAATAAACCTGTAGTAACGAGTTTCAAAATATACATAAGCTACCAAACCTTAAAGAAAAAAGTGAATGAATTATAGATTAAGCAAACATACAGTCTTGTGGTGGAGGGAAAGGGAGTGACGGGTCAGCTGTTGATGAGTAGAAGACTATCAAAGTGGTGTACGCATCTAAGAAAAATATCGGACTACCACTTGTCATCAATGCTGCACGGCTCAATGAATGGCGCGGATACGCCTGTTTATCCGGTGTTGAATATGACATCAACGATGGGTATATCCCACAATGAAGAGAACTCGGCTCCAACACACTGCAAAAAAAAAAAAAAAAAAAATAAACTGACATTTGTAACATTGGGTTTTTAGATATTCATAATTGGTAGTGGAGGTTACCTGAAAAGGCATTGCAAGTAGATCCTGTAATCAGGATGAACACCTTCTTCATGGAACCGGAGGAGAGGGTTACGGAGTAAGGCAAAGACTAAGCGAGGCAAAGGCTCAAGTTGGGGACATTGTGAAAACGTGATGTCAATCTGAGAACTCATTGACTTGTTTACGTTTTTGTACTGGACGAGGTTAAAGGCATCGTTGTACTGTGCAGTTAGGATTACTAGCCAATCATGAAGCAACGCCCTCCCTTCTCGGACTCCATCCTCTAGAGAGACTAAAATTACCTGCAGAAACAAATCGCATAGATAATCAGCAGGTTAATGATAATGAATTTGACAACATGAAATGACGTTTTTAACCTTGTGAACGAGCAATGAGAGAACAACTTCATGATCCCCACTGTCGTAAATTTCGTTGATGTTCTGGGCAGCTGAAAACTGCATGGTTCTGATTCTTAGTCGTCTCTGAAGTGTGTGTTTGCCTCTGCGGAACAAGATTTATGATCAGAATTTGAACGGAATACTACGAATTAGGTCATCAACAGGATAGGGGAGTTTGAGATTTACTATCAACTCCAGGCTTTAGGATTGACCATGTACAAGGTATGAGATTCATTTCAAGAATACAAGACGACTATGAATGTTGCTGATGTTCACAAATAAGCTTAAAGGTTGCCACTGGCGTACACTGATTGATCAATAGTTTGAACATATGGATTTAATCATACCTACTTGAAGATGGCAGTTCAGAGCTTGACAGTTCCTCGGGAGGTACAACAACTGTGTACTGGAATGCAATTTGGACCACGGGTGGGTATCCAGAATGCCTGGAAAAGGTAATGAATAATTAGAAGTTTATCTAACTTTTTTCTTCTTTGAGAATGCATGAAGCAATTATTGTCAAGTTTACCTTGAAAATCCAGTATTATCAGCAAAATCAAAGTCATAAGCATATGTTGCATATGAATCACAGCATATGATATGTTGAAGGTTCTCGTACTGTGGATCGGGAAAGAAGTGACCAAACTGCATGTAAGGCTATACTGTTAGCTGAAGGAAAAACGAAATAATAGCACCATTTGAACTTTCATTTCTTACTAAACCACGTACAGAATGGAGAGGTTTAAATTCAGTTGACGTCCTCATTCTCAAGACGCAGTTGAAAGCATACGGCCGGTTAAGCATCCGAAACCTGCAAAAGAGCATCATGCAGTGTTGTTTCAATAACACCTGAAGGAAACACGACAATACTACTACTTTCTATAAAAGTGGAAATATATATAAGGCTAACATGTCTTGGGGAAGAGTTGAGTCATCGGTGCTGGAATACAAAAACAACGATCCTCCACTTTCGATGCTAAGGAACTTCAGGGATGCTAAATCTGTGTACTCATTTGTAACGGCAAACACGTCTACGCATACACCTGATTGGACAGCAATGGTGGCCTGTAAAAGAGCCGTCAGTTCGAAGCTCAAAATATACCTATCTTTACGAGTATTGAAGTACGACTTACTAAGTCTTTATAGAACGGCGTTTGCTCCGGAAGCAGAGCACGATCAGCATCAACTCTTTTACTTGCGTATTGTTCACCATACCTACTTGTATCCAGCTGTCCACGTCCGTAATCAGGAGGACCGGATAGGAAAGCGAACACCCTAGCTGCACTTATATAAACTCAATAAAACACTACCTACTGCGAAACAAACCTGATGAGGAGAAACATAGAGTATGAGCATGCATGCATATATTTTGTACATACCTAATGCAAATGTATTCCCAAATTCAGATCCTAGATAGTTGAAGAGAGCTTCCATTGCTGTACCGAAGCCTCTACCACCCATCAACACACCATCCATCCCTTGAGCTGCACCAGATGACCTCTCCCAAGAAGTTATCGGTCTGAGTGTCTCAAGAGCAGCAGCAATACGATCCTTGCAAGTTTCCACCTGCAGGTAAGTGTAAAAGGTAAAAAATAGTCTCTCTACGGATATTCCTAGCAACGTTAGTCCAACAATCACCCTGAATGACAAAGTGAGTAGGAAACAGGAAAGGAGATGTTTCTAAAATCACAATATACCGGAGCCAAAAACTGTAACAAAGGCATGGCATCCTCAAGTTCTAGTGGTAGTTTGCTCTCCGCATCAGGTGGGATAAATACATTCTTTACAACTGGTACAGGTCCTTGAACATCATAAAGTCCTATTTTGTGGCTGAATGTGGCAAGACCAAAAAGAGACCCTGGACTTAGAGCTGCAAAAAGGAAAAAAAAAATTCACCCTAAGAAGACGGTCACACAGAAGAAACAGTTCAACTCCTGTTTAAAATATATTGAATGAAATGACCTTCCAAAGCAGCTAGCAATGAACTTTTTGTTAGCTCCAAAAATTCCTCAGAAGCTGCAGGTTGAGAATAAGCAACAATGAGAAACATAAAGGTGTGAACTTAAGCCAGAAGATGATACTAATACACATATCAGACATCAGCAACATATAAAAACTGAATAAAAATAGATGTTATTGAAGAAATAACATGTCAATTGTTCTTTCGTGCACGGAAACGATATACACAAGAATGAGAGTCTTGGATGCAAACGTAAACTTGTCGAAGCCAAAGCTCCATTAGAACAACAGAAAACATACAAATTCAAGCTAGAATCACCGATCCAGAGCACATTCAATCAAGATTGTTGACAAAACACACATTGATTTCAAAAACCACAATGCAAAAATTCACCAAGGCGCAATTCAACTACAATCTAGATTCTAGACCAACCAACAGAATCGAGAAGGAAGAAGGCTTACACGAGAGATCAATCGCCGCAACATAGACAGGCCTAGCTTGAGTCATCTCTTCCTCCGATCCATCCACTAGAAAACACACAAACAAATTAATCAAAAAACAAGAGACAAATCAAAACCAAAAGGATCGAGCGATGTAGAAAACCAACAAGGCAACTCGAGATCAATGAAGGAGGAACTCATTTCGGGGATAGAGTGTGGATTAGAGTAACGAGCGATCGCATCGGAAGGGAGTCCGTTGAGAGTCCCGCAGAGCGAGCAGTTCCAAGCCCACTGATCGAGTTCGCCGTAAGTGTTGAAGTACGCGTAGCAGTTTTCGCAGCGAGGAAGAAGGTGGCCGTTGGATCCGCGCGCCGGCGCGATTCCGTTCTCGTCTTTGGCTGCGAACGGCGTCACCGTTAGTCCCCAGGGGAGTCCTGACGCCTCTAGAGCGTCTGAATCGATCGGGAAACGTGACACCGTTGCTCGGACGGCCATGTTCTCTACAGATCGGGATTCGGGGGGAAATGGGATGAGGACGGTGGGAGACTGGTGAGCCAATTCGTCTACGGCGCACGTTAGCTTATGAGTTATGACGTCGGCTTATTTGTACAAGTGAGTGGAGGCATCGTCCGTAGCGCCCCTTGTTCATTTTTTCAAAGCCCCCGATGTGCTCGTTATAACCTCTATTTCAGTTAACATTTATTTTTAAATCGAAAAATGAATGAAATACGATAAAACCAGAATAAATGTCGATAATTACAAAGAAAAACAGGGTCAAACCCACCCATCCTATAACCCGTCGGATCTAAGTGGGTAAACCGAAATAAACCAACCAAACCCTAAAATCAAACGCGATTTCTAATCGCTCCTCCCTCCTTCCTCTAATTGCTCATCCTCCTCCTCCTTCGGCTCTTCCGCAGCTCAGCTCCACCTCCACTCCTCTCTCCCGCAGTTTCTCTACTGCCGCCGCCGTTGTCTGCGTAGACCAATCACCTAACGTCTAACATTTCGTATCCGTAAGTTGTGGTTTCCGTCTTGAGCTTTCTTTTGGAAGTAGGTTTTAATGGATTTGCAATTGAAATGCATTGGTATATAATGCATTCCAATGGTGAAATGAGAATGTATAGGCAGTAGAATTGGAGAATTTATAGACAACTTCTCATTGGACCTAGATCGATCTTGTTCATGATAATTGTAGTATAACTGTATAATTCAGAACAACGGATAGAACTGTGGATAACTTTGGATAACTGTTGTCAGTTTCTTGTGTTTGTTTTTTTTTTTTTTGGCAGGATACAATGAGCAATCACGTCAGTGATATACCTGATAGTCCGGAAGAGAGCTATAAGATGATGTATAGCTATTTGTACATGTTAGAGCAAGTGAGAAGGCAAGGGGATACTTATCACATCGATAGGATTATAAATCCAATATTATTTCTAAGCAATACAAATAAACAACGAGATGAAAAAGATATAATGTTCGATCATATAATATTAATCTTGACAAGAAATTATCTACATGATAAGATAAAATGTGGATCATAAACACAAGGGCTATAACTCAGTTAGGTAGAGGAATCCAGGAACAAAAACCAGTGTGAAATTGGATGATGCAAGTAAATTCAAGTACCTCTTCATAGCTTTGGGAGCTTGCATTGAAGGGTTTGCATTTATGAGGAAAGTGATAGCTGTGGATGCGACATGGCTGAAGAACAGATATGGTGGTGTTCTAGTTTTCACGAAAGCTCAAGATCCTAATGGTCATAGTTATCCACTTGCGTTTACAGTACTAGATGGTGAGAATTTTGCTAGTTGGACTTGGTTTTTCGAGATGCTTAAAAGTGTTATACCAGACTCTTCTGAACTAGTTTTCATGAGTGAAAGAAATCAGAGCCTGGTCTTCACTATAGGAAATGTGTTTCCACAGGCTCACCATGGGCATTGTTTATGGCATTTGAAGGAAAAAGTGAAATGGCATGCTTGTAACGTCAACAAGAATATAGTCGGGTATAGATTTATGGAGTTGGACAGATATTACACGGTGGGTGACTTCAACTCTGCTTACGCTCATTTAAGAAAATATCTTCTGCTGTGTAAGAGTATGTGGAGGAACATACTGAAAAGAACAAATGGGCAATGGTTTTTTTCCCACGTGACTGGTACAACTTCGATACAAGCAACAGTGTGGAATCAATGAAGAGCGTGTTTAAAGAGGCAATGAGGTGGGCCTTAATACCAATGTTGGATTTTTGATGTGCCCTGGTTCGTGGATCAGTCCATTGGAGCCAACCAGCT
Proteins encoded in this window:
- the LOC106342411 gene encoding protein transport protein SEC24-like, translated to MAVRATVSRFPIDSDALEASGLPWGLTVTPFAAKDENGIAPARGSNGHLLPRCENCYAYFNTYGELDQWAWNCSLCGTLNGLPSDAIARYSNPHSIPEMSSSFIDLELPLDGSEEEMTQARPVYVAAIDLSSSEEFLELTKSSLLAALEALSPGSLFGLATFSHKIGLYDVQGPVPVVKNVFIPPDAESKLPLELEDAMPLLQFLAPVETCKDRIAAALETLRPITSWERSSGAAQGMDGVLMGGRGFGTAMEALFNYLGSEFGNTFALARVFAFLSGPPDYGRGQLDTSRYGEQYASKRVDADRALLPEQTPFYKDLATIAVQSGVCVDVFAVTNEYTDLASLKFLSIESGGSLFLYSSTDDSTLPQDMFRMLNRPYAFNCVLRMRTSTEFKPLHSFGHFFPDPQYENLQHIICCDSYATYAYDFDFADNTGFSRHSGYPPVVQIAFQYTVVVPPEELSSSELPSSSRGKHTLQRRLRIRTMQFSAAQNINEIYDSGDHEVVLSLLVHKVILVSLEDGVREGRALLHDWLVILTAQYNDAFNLVQYKNVNKSMSSQIDITFSQCPQLEPLPRLVFALLRNPLLRFHEEGVHPDYRIYLQCLFSVLEPSSLHCGIYPSLMSYSTPDKQAYPRHSLSRAALMTSGSPIFFLDAYTTLIVFYSSTADPSLPFPPPQDCLLRKTINEVKQGRSITPKLMFIRGGQDDATAFENYLIEEQDVDGSGFASAMGFVAFLDDISQSVAEYMK